The genomic stretch TCCCTGCGGAGCCCACGATGAGCACGCCAGACCCGTCCAATGGCCCCCAGCGGGGCGGCCGGGGCGGCCATGGCTGGATGATGATCGCCTGCTGCATCCCGATGATCATCATCGCCGTCGTCCTGGTCGCCACCGGCGTCGTCGGCGTCGGCTGGATCTTCGTGGCGTTCGCCTGCCTGATCATGATGGCCCTGATGATGCGGGGCATGAGCGGCGGCAACGGCGACGGGCACCACTAGCGGGGAGACCGCGATGACCTGGCTGATCGGCGCACTGCTCCTGGCCGGATGGGCCTGCTGGGCGGCGTGGCACCTGGCCGTCTTCTGCCGCCGCTGCCCGCCGCTGGCACGCCTCGCGGGCCAGCGGGCGGCCATCGCCGCCGCTGAGCGCCGCCTGGCCTATCGCCTTGAGACCCGGCAGATCGACCCGGCCGCCTACCGCCGCGCCATGGATGAGCTGGCAGGCCGGCGGCCGACCGCCACTGGGAGGACATGATGGCCGACGCCGCGTATGGCCTGTGGCCGCTGGTGATCCTCAACACCGCCTTGTTCGCCCTGTTCGCGATCAGCTTCTTCCACCCGAAGAACAAGCGGGACTGGCGGGCGATGGGCGGCTTCACCGCGTTCCTGGTGGCGCTGTTCACCAGATGTACGGCACCCCGCTGACCATCTACCTGCTGGGCAGCTGGCTCGGTTCGCAGTTCCCGGCCCTGCGCGCCACGCACGCCGGCGGGCATCTGTGGAACGATCTGATCGGGTGGAAGGGCGATGCGCACCTGAGCCCCTTCCACCTGGCCAGCTACGTCGCGATCGGTGCCGGGTTCTGGCTGATCGCCGTGGCGTGGAGGGTGCTGCACGAGGCCGCCCAGCACCACCGGCTGGCCACCACCGGCCCGTACGCGCGGGTGCGCCACCCGCAGTACGACGGCCTGCTGCTGGTCATGATCGGGTTCCTGCTGCAGTGGCCGACCATCCCCACCCTGATCATGTTCCCGGTCCTGGTGTGGGTGTACACACGCCTGGCCCGCAGCGAGGAACGCGAGGTCGCCAAGGAGTTCGGCGCCGACTGGGACGCCTATGCCCAGCAAACGCCCGCCTTCTGGCCCCGGCGCCGACGGCCCTCCGCTCCCCGCAACGGCACGTCCGGCAAGCCCCGCTCGACCCCGTCGGCGCGGAGGTGAACCCCGGTGGCAAGCGCCGTGCTCCCCCTCGCTTGGGCCTTGCTCGGCGTCCAGACCCTGGCCACCCTCGCCTGCGCCGTCCTGGTCCGGCGCCCCCGGCCCGAAGCCGCTGTGCTACCGCGCTACCTGCACCGCACCGCCGCCGGTCTCCTGATCGCCTATGTGCTGCCGCTGCCCGCACTCCTCGCGGCCACCGCACCCGTGGCGGCCTGGGCCGGGTGGGGCGCGCTGTTCATCGCCGCCGCCCTGGTCTACGCCGCAGGCGACACCTACCGGGACACACCCGCGACGCGAACGGCACACCAGGAGGGACGGACATGGCCAAGCAAGCCCAACCACCGCCGCCGGGCGACAAGCTGAGGGGCCCGGAGATTCCGGACAGGGATCTCCGGGGCGTGATGTCCCTGGGGACTCCTTGTCCTGACCCGCCGAGCTACAGGGGGTTCACCCCTATGAGCTGTGGCAGCCGCTGCAGCCAACAGAGATCGCGTCCTCTGCCTGGGCCAGCGGGACGGCGGTGTGGCGTGCGCGGTTCACTCGACGTCAAGCACGTCTTCCACAGGGCGGCGTGGCGTCTTGGGGGCTTCGGGGCCGTATCCGAGGCGCAGCACCATCTGCACGTGTCCCATGGCGGTCTGCGGGTCGCGCACGATCCAGCGCAGGTCGGGCCATTCGAGGGCGTGGGAGGTCAGCGAGGTGGACAGCCCGTTCACGGTGGCCAGGAGCAGGACGCGCTCCATCGCCTGGCCTGCGTGCAGCCAGTCGTCCGGCCCGTCGTCGGACGTGCCGAGCAGGACCAGATGAGGCGTGTGCTCGAAGGTGGCGGTTCCACGGTCTGCCACAGGGCTGCGGCCCGCGAAATCGCGCACCGGTGCCTTACCGTCCCGCTTGCGGGGCCCGAAGGCGTACTCGGGGATTCCGTCGGTCGCCGTGTCTGCGCCGATGCGGGTCCAGCGGGCCAGTTCCTCGGCGCGTTCGGCGTCCACCGCATCGCGGCCCTCCGCATCGTGGACCAGCTCCAGCAGCGACTGCACATGCCACGCGCCGGGGAAGGCCAGCCGTGCTCCCTCCTGGCGGGCGGCGTCGCGGAGGGTGTCCTGCACAGCTGGGGGTATGTCGGTCTCCGCGAACGGATGGCGGCTGGTGTGCCGGCGAGGGATCGCGGGGTACAGGGCGGCGAGAGCGCCGCTGATGCGCGCCGGGTCGGTCAGCCGCACCGTTGCGAGCAGCTGCGGGTCGGCAGGGTCGGGCAGCAGCTCGGTGGCCGGCTCCCAGCCCGCGTGAGCGGCGGCGACGCGCAGGTTGAACAGGGCGGCGCCGCAGCCGAGGTGGAGGGCGCGGCCTGCCGGGTCGGCGTGCGGCATGGCCCGCCCGGGATCCGCGCGCAGGTGGAAGGTGCTGGAGCCGTGGAAGAAGCGGAACCGCCACGGCTGCGCGTTGTGCATGGACGGAGCGGCCGTGGCGTCCTTGACCAGGGCCGTCACCGCCTTGGCGTCGAGCCGTTGCGACAGCACCGGGGCCTCCCTCCGGGAGCCGACGGGCCTGCGCGCGAGGACGGCCCGCCTCTCCCTCCACTATTCCACTCGGGGCCAGGGCGAGAAGAGAGCCGAGGGCCAGCGGCACGGGCCTGGACAGCGCGGGGGAAAGGGGCAGCCAGCCGTTTGTGTCCCTCAGGAATGCGGAGGGATTCCGGACGGTGGATGCTGGTCGGGCAGGGGGGTCGGCCAGGGCCCAGCCCTGGGTGACACGGAGGT from Streptomyces mirabilis encodes the following:
- a CDS encoding Acg family FMN-binding oxidoreductase, with amino-acid sequence MLSQRLDAKAVTALVKDATAAPSMHNAQPWRFRFFHGSSTFHLRADPGRAMPHADPAGRALHLGCGAALFNLRVAAAHAGWEPATELLPDPADPQLLATVRLTDPARISGALAALYPAIPRRHTSRHPFAETDIPPAVQDTLRDAARQEGARLAFPGAWHVQSLLELVHDAEGRDAVDAERAEELARWTRIGADTATDGIPEYAFGPRKRDGKAPVRDFAGRSPVADRGTATFEHTPHLVLLGTSDDGPDDWLHAGQAMERVLLLATVNGLSTSLTSHALEWPDLRWIVRDPQTAMGHVQMVLRLGYGPEAPKTPRRPVEDVLDVE